In a single window of the Streptomyces sp. CGMCC 4.7035 genome:
- a CDS encoding Na+/H+ antiporter, with amino-acid sequence MLGLELVVVLGVAVLVGNVVGQRLGIAPPVVLLLTGVLLGFIPAVREAQLPPEVVLLLFLPVLLYWESLTTSLREIRTNLRGILQLSTVLVILTAWAVAATGHALGLPWGPAWVLGAAMAPTDATAVGVLARALPRRQVTILRAESLVNDGTALVVYGLAIGITVGEEHLSVPHVGGLFLLAYGGGALVGVVVAWVNMNLRRRLTDPLLGNLVMILAPFTAYLLAELVEASGVLAVVVSGLIMSQVAPRIIQAEHRTQALAFWPLATFIINGALFVLVGVELQYAVRDLGRADLRDALIAVGAICVVLVAVRFAFLYASTYLVRALDRRPQQRTLRVGHRTRVVNGLAGFRGAVSLAMVLSVPQTLDSGEPFPDRSFIVFVTSGVILVTLVVQGLLLPVAVRWAQLPPDTSVDEEHDLAETTAIEEAIKAMPQLAADLRSDPKIAEWLRQEYEAHLASVRARSAGAHDDPAVLQHQDYLALRLTLIAHKRATVVRLRDERRIDDTVLRRLQAALDSEEVRLSGGAAVE; translated from the coding sequence GTGCTCGGTCTCGAACTCGTCGTGGTCCTGGGCGTGGCCGTGCTGGTGGGCAACGTCGTGGGACAGCGCCTCGGCATCGCCCCGCCCGTCGTCCTGCTCTTGACGGGTGTGCTGCTGGGATTCATCCCGGCAGTGCGGGAGGCGCAACTGCCACCGGAGGTAGTGCTGTTGCTCTTCCTTCCGGTGCTGCTGTACTGGGAGAGCCTGACCACCTCCCTGCGGGAGATCCGCACCAACCTGCGCGGCATCCTGCAGCTGAGCACCGTGCTCGTCATCCTCACCGCCTGGGCCGTCGCCGCAACCGGGCACGCCCTCGGGCTGCCGTGGGGGCCGGCCTGGGTGCTCGGCGCGGCCATGGCACCCACCGACGCGACCGCGGTCGGCGTCCTCGCCCGCGCCCTGCCACGCCGTCAGGTCACCATCCTGCGCGCGGAGAGCCTGGTCAACGACGGTACGGCCCTGGTCGTCTACGGTCTCGCCATCGGCATCACGGTCGGCGAGGAACACCTGAGCGTCCCGCACGTCGGAGGGCTGTTCCTGCTCGCCTACGGCGGCGGGGCCCTGGTCGGGGTGGTGGTCGCGTGGGTCAACATGAACCTGCGGCGCCGCCTGACCGATCCGCTGCTGGGCAACCTGGTCATGATTCTGGCGCCCTTCACCGCGTATCTACTGGCCGAACTGGTCGAGGCTTCCGGTGTTCTCGCGGTGGTCGTCAGCGGGCTGATCATGTCCCAGGTCGCCCCGCGCATCATCCAGGCCGAACACCGCACGCAGGCACTGGCGTTCTGGCCGCTGGCCACCTTCATCATCAACGGTGCGCTGTTCGTCCTGGTGGGGGTGGAACTGCAGTACGCGGTCCGCGACCTGGGCCGCGCCGATCTCCGGGACGCGCTGATCGCGGTGGGTGCCATCTGCGTGGTGCTCGTCGCCGTGCGCTTCGCGTTCCTGTACGCCTCCACCTACCTGGTCCGCGCCCTCGACCGCCGCCCCCAGCAACGCACGCTCCGAGTCGGTCACCGCACCCGTGTCGTCAACGGGCTGGCCGGCTTCCGAGGCGCGGTCTCGCTCGCCATGGTGCTCTCGGTGCCGCAGACCCTCGACTCCGGCGAGCCGTTCCCCGACCGCAGCTTCATCGTCTTCGTCACCTCCGGCGTCATCCTCGTCACCCTGGTCGTGCAGGGACTTCTGCTGCCGGTGGCGGTGCGCTGGGCGCAGCTGCCACCCGACACCTCGGTCGACGAGGAACACGACCTCGCCGAGACCACCGCCATCGAAGAGGCGATCAAGGCAATGCCCCAGCTCGCCGCCGACCTGCGGAGCGATCCGAAGATCGCCGAGTGGCTTCGGCAGGAGTACGAGGCCCACCTGGCGTCCGTCCGGGCGAGGAGTGCGGGCGCCCATGACGACCCCGCGGTGCTTCAGCACCAGGACTACCTCGCACTGCGCCTCACCCTCATCGCGCACAAACGCGCCACCGTCGTCCGGCTCCGCGACGAGCGCCGGATCGACGACACCGTACTGCGCCGTCTGCAGGCCGCCCTCGACAGCGAAGAGGTGCGCCTGTCGGGAGGCGCGGCGGTCGAATGA
- a CDS encoding type 1 glutamine amidotransferase domain-containing protein yields the protein MAKILFLITAADHWTLADGFEQPAGFWAEEAIGPYGVFKEAGYEIAAATPGGMPPTPDALSLTPDFNGGEEGAERMKTALREATELANPIRIEDVNIDDYDAVFVPGGWGPMEDLSDDPAAGKLLSDWLASGKLVTLVCHGPAALLSTVDADGKSPFSGYRLTGLSNSEEIQNGLADRAKWLLEDRLVSDVGADYHKGEENFAPHLEVDRNLITGQNPASAVPLAQEVVKTLG from the coding sequence ATGGCGAAGATCCTCTTCCTCATCACCGCCGCCGACCACTGGACCCTGGCCGACGGCTTCGAGCAGCCGGCCGGCTTCTGGGCCGAGGAGGCCATCGGCCCGTACGGCGTCTTCAAGGAGGCCGGCTACGAGATCGCCGCGGCCACCCCGGGCGGCATGCCGCCGACCCCCGACGCACTCAGCCTCACCCCGGACTTCAACGGCGGCGAGGAGGGCGCCGAGCGGATGAAGACCGCCCTGCGCGAGGCCACCGAACTGGCGAACCCCATCCGTATCGAGGACGTGAACATCGACGACTACGACGCCGTGTTCGTCCCCGGCGGCTGGGGCCCGATGGAGGACCTGTCCGACGACCCCGCGGCCGGCAAGCTGCTGAGCGACTGGCTCGCCTCCGGCAAGCTTGTGACGCTGGTGTGCCACGGCCCGGCCGCGCTGCTGTCCACCGTGGACGCCGACGGCAAGTCCCCGTTCTCCGGCTACCGCCTGACCGGTCTGTCGAACTCCGAGGAGATCCAGAACGGCCTCGCGGACCGGGCGAAGTGGCTGCTTGAGGACCGTCTCGTCTCGGACGTCGGCGCGGACTACCACAAGGGCGAGGAGAACTTCGCCCCCCACCTCGAAGTGGACCGCAACCTCATCACCGGCCAGAACCCCGCCTCGGCCGTCCCGCTCGCCCAGGAAGTCGTCAAGACCCTCGGCTGA
- a CDS encoding nuclear transport factor 2 family protein: protein MSDSPNLALVRRLYDSGMAPDVVAEVIDPDIVWDITPGFPYGGVYKTWASAGADFFGRLAPRFTSFGAVAEEFYDAGEHVFVRGHYHAVSKSGAESDARFIHLWTVRDGKLTHLIQAADSHVVQQAANN from the coding sequence ATGTCCGACTCCCCGAACCTCGCTCTCGTCCGCCGTCTCTACGACTCCGGCATGGCCCCGGACGTCGTCGCCGAGGTCATCGACCCCGACATCGTCTGGGACATCACCCCCGGCTTCCCCTACGGCGGCGTCTACAAGACCTGGGCCAGCGCCGGCGCCGACTTCTTCGGCCGGCTCGCGCCGCGCTTCACCTCCTTCGGCGCGGTGGCCGAGGAGTTCTACGACGCCGGTGAGCACGTGTTCGTCCGCGGTCACTACCACGCCGTGTCCAAGTCCGGCGCGGAGTCGGACGCCCGCTTCATCCACCTGTGGACGGTCCGCGACGGCAAGCTCACCCACCTGATCCAGGCCGCCGACAGCCACGTCGTCCAGCAGGCCGCGAACAACTGA
- a CDS encoding helix-turn-helix transcriptional regulator, whose product MNRDPHRHDLGEFLKARRAELDPAAVGLPDGGSRRVAGLRREEVAVLAAISTDYYARLEQGRIQPSPSVLESLARVLRLDEDQRAYLYELAAKDEFRPPRRQPRLKAQPQLQRMLDDMAHTPAFVIGPRTEIVAWNAMGAALITDFGKIPEKQRYYIRLLITDPAMRELYADWEGVTRLAIAQMRMHNANNPGDTQLATLVGELSVRDEQFRQWWGAHHVAVRDTGTKHLRHPVVGDLHLDWNAVTWAADPDLAIIVWTAETGTPTHDSLRMLASWAADPSHSTSDSSA is encoded by the coding sequence ATGAACCGCGATCCTCACCGCCACGATCTGGGGGAATTCCTCAAGGCGCGCCGTGCCGAGCTCGACCCGGCCGCCGTCGGCCTGCCCGACGGCGGCTCGCGTCGCGTCGCGGGCCTGCGCCGTGAGGAGGTCGCCGTACTGGCGGCCATCAGCACCGACTACTACGCCCGCCTCGAACAGGGCCGTATCCAGCCGTCGCCGTCGGTGCTGGAGTCCCTGGCCCGGGTGCTGCGCCTGGACGAGGATCAGCGCGCCTACCTGTACGAGCTCGCGGCCAAGGACGAATTCCGCCCGCCCCGCCGGCAGCCGCGCCTCAAGGCGCAGCCGCAGTTGCAGCGCATGCTCGACGACATGGCGCACACCCCCGCGTTCGTGATCGGTCCGCGCACCGAGATCGTCGCCTGGAACGCCATGGGCGCCGCCCTGATCACCGACTTCGGCAAGATCCCGGAGAAGCAGCGGTACTACATCAGGCTGCTCATCACGGACCCCGCGATGCGCGAGCTGTACGCGGACTGGGAGGGCGTCACCCGGCTGGCGATCGCCCAGATGCGGATGCACAACGCCAACAACCCCGGGGATACGCAGCTCGCCACCCTGGTGGGCGAGCTCTCGGTCCGGGACGAGCAGTTCCGCCAGTGGTGGGGCGCCCACCACGTCGCCGTCCGGGACACCGGGACCAAGCACCTGCGCCACCCCGTCGTCGGCGACCTGCACCTCGACTGGAACGCCGTCACCTGGGCCGCCGATCCCGACCTGGCGATCATCGTCTGGACCGCCGAAAC
- a CDS encoding DUF2255 family protein, translated as MTTWTNDELTRIESAEELQMTPSRSDGTPRTPVPIWVVRDGDDLYVRSFRGSAGAWYRAARASHEGRIRSGGVDKDVTLVEVTDPGVNDRIDTAYRTKYGRYGASYIDPMVASRDTTLKLVPR; from the coding sequence ATGACGACCTGGACGAACGACGAACTGACCCGGATCGAGTCCGCCGAGGAACTTCAGATGACCCCCTCGCGCAGCGACGGAACGCCGCGCACACCCGTGCCGATCTGGGTCGTCCGCGACGGCGACGACCTCTACGTCCGCTCCTTCCGCGGCAGCGCCGGCGCCTGGTACCGGGCGGCCCGGGCCAGCCACGAGGGCCGTATCCGCTCCGGCGGCGTCGACAAGGACGTCACCCTCGTCGAGGTCACCGACCCCGGCGTCAACGACCGTATCGACACCGCCTACCGCACCAAGTACGGCCGCTACGGCGCCAGTTACATCGATCCCATGGTGGCCTCGCGGGACACGACCCTGAAGCTCGTACCGCGCTGA
- a CDS encoding zinc-dependent alcohol dehydrogenase family protein: MRATVIHAPGDIRVEDAPEPKIVNPTDAIIRTVATCVCGSDLWPYRGLEPVGDPHPMGHEYVGIVEEVGSEVSNVKPGQFVVGSFATSDNTCANCRKGWQSSCLNREFMSTCQAEYVRIPNAHGTLVATDEHPSDELVPSLLAVSDVMGTGWYAALAAEVKPGSTAVVVGDGAVGLCGVIAAKELGAERIIAMSRHESRQKLALEFGATDIVSERGEDGIARIKDLTGGIGADSVLECVGTSQSMSQALHSARPGGNVGFVGVPHEVAVDGQELFFSQVGLRGGPAPVRRYLPDLIDRVLSGHINPGKVFDLTLPLEQVAEGYKAMDERRAIKTLLTP, from the coding sequence ATGCGCGCAACCGTGATCCACGCCCCCGGTGACATCCGGGTGGAGGACGCCCCCGAGCCCAAGATCGTCAACCCGACCGACGCGATCATCCGCACCGTCGCCACCTGTGTCTGCGGCTCGGACCTGTGGCCGTACCGCGGCCTGGAGCCGGTCGGCGACCCGCACCCGATGGGTCACGAGTACGTCGGCATCGTCGAGGAAGTCGGCAGCGAGGTCTCCAACGTCAAGCCCGGCCAGTTCGTGGTCGGCTCCTTCGCCACCTCCGACAACACCTGTGCCAACTGCCGGAAGGGCTGGCAGTCCTCCTGCCTGAACCGCGAGTTCATGAGCACCTGCCAGGCCGAGTACGTGCGCATCCCCAACGCCCACGGCACCCTCGTCGCCACCGACGAGCACCCGTCCGACGAGTTGGTGCCGAGCCTGCTGGCCGTGTCCGACGTGATGGGCACCGGCTGGTACGCGGCCCTCGCCGCCGAGGTCAAGCCCGGCTCGACGGCCGTCGTGGTCGGTGACGGAGCCGTCGGCCTGTGCGGTGTCATCGCCGCGAAGGAACTCGGCGCGGAGCGGATCATCGCCATGTCCCGCCACGAGTCCCGGCAGAAGCTCGCCCTGGAGTTCGGCGCCACCGACATCGTCAGCGAACGTGGCGAAGACGGCATCGCCCGCATCAAGGACCTCACCGGCGGCATCGGCGCCGACTCCGTCCTGGAGTGCGTCGGCACCTCCCAGTCCATGAGCCAGGCCCTGCACTCCGCCCGCCCCGGCGGCAACGTCGGCTTCGTCGGCGTCCCGCACGAGGTGGCCGTCGACGGCCAGGAACTGTTCTTCTCCCAGGTCGGCCTGCGCGGCGGCCCGGCCCCGGTGCGCCGCTACCTGCCCGACCTGATCGACCGCGTGCTGTCCGGCCACATCAACCCGGGCAAGGTCTTCGACCTCACCCTGCCCCTGGAGCAGGTCGCCGAGGGCTACAAGGCGATGGACGAACGCCGCGCCATCAAGACCCTCCTCACGCCCTGA
- a CDS encoding MoaF-related domain-containing protein, whose translation MDSNATLPSVGQTWLADLGPDTPLGHFTVEITFDSATQVSFEVTGGAIKGRKQTMEYTTTQLRDGLFVVRWTEPDAGDHVTHIEDYTEGTCMASSVIGGEFVQLHGKWTRVR comes from the coding sequence ATGGACAGCAACGCGACTCTCCCCAGCGTGGGCCAGACCTGGCTCGCGGACCTCGGCCCCGACACCCCGCTCGGCCACTTCACGGTGGAGATCACCTTCGACTCGGCGACCCAGGTCAGCTTCGAGGTGACCGGTGGCGCCATCAAGGGCCGTAAGCAGACGATGGAGTACACCACCACCCAGCTCCGCGACGGCCTGTTCGTCGTCCGCTGGACCGAGCCCGACGCGGGTGACCACGTCACTCACATCGAGGACTACACCGAGGGCACCTGCATGGCCAGCTCGGTCATCGGTGGCGAGTTCGTCCAGCTCCACGGGAAGTGGACCCGCGTCCGCTGA
- a CDS encoding quinone oxidoreductase family protein produces MKAIGLTEFGGPEVLRVLDLPVPQAGPGEIRIRVHAATVNPVDTLVRRGIAFISDAEPPYVPGMDAAGVIEQIGEGTDTDLTVGDHVMAVAVVSGTHGAYAEHLVVPAESVVRVPTGVSAVEAATLPMNGLTARMALDMLHLPAGARRSRERPALSAATPSSWPRQTGSG; encoded by the coding sequence ATGAAGGCCATAGGACTGACTGAATTCGGCGGGCCCGAGGTACTGCGGGTCCTGGACCTTCCGGTCCCCCAGGCCGGGCCGGGCGAGATACGGATCCGCGTACACGCGGCGACGGTCAACCCCGTCGACACGCTGGTGCGCCGAGGAATCGCCTTCATCTCCGACGCCGAACCGCCCTACGTCCCCGGGATGGACGCGGCCGGCGTCATCGAGCAGATCGGCGAGGGGACCGACACCGATCTCACCGTCGGCGACCATGTCATGGCCGTCGCGGTCGTGTCAGGAACACACGGGGCCTACGCCGAGCACCTCGTCGTGCCTGCCGAGTCGGTGGTCCGAGTGCCGACGGGCGTGAGCGCCGTCGAGGCCGCCACGCTCCCGATGAACGGGCTGACCGCACGCATGGCTTTGGACATGCTGCACCTTCCGGCGGGCGCCAGGCGGTCACGGGAGCGGCCGGCGCTGTCGGCGGCTACGCCGTCCAGCTGGCCAAGGCAGACGGGTTCCGGGTGA
- a CDS encoding helix-turn-helix domain-containing protein, producing MNSSAHRQELGQFLKARRAELSPRTVGLPETDRRRRVAGLRRDEVAMLAAISTNYYTRLEQGRLTPSTSVLSELVRVLHLSDAQRDQLFELAGKEAGRARRRAPQKAHPRLRTVLNELSVAPGVILGRHLDILAWNPMAAALFGTDFAKVSQQQRNYVRQLFTDPAMRTLYADWEDSARNAVAVLRQQAAACPDDRRLADLVGELSVLDDQFCQWWGGRPVVPRTGGTKVFNHPVAGELSLAWDALTCVADPDQQLIIWSAEPESRTYEGLRFLSSWAANPAMNS from the coding sequence ATGAACAGCAGTGCGCACCGTCAGGAGCTGGGCCAATTCCTGAAGGCCCGCCGGGCCGAGCTCAGCCCCCGCACGGTCGGTCTGCCCGAAACCGACCGGCGCCGGCGCGTGGCCGGCCTGCGCCGGGACGAGGTGGCCATGCTGGCCGCCATCAGCACCAATTACTACACCCGCCTGGAGCAGGGTCGCCTGACCCCCTCCACGTCCGTGCTGTCCGAGCTCGTCCGGGTCCTGCACCTGAGTGACGCCCAGCGGGATCAGCTGTTCGAGCTGGCCGGAAAGGAGGCCGGTCGGGCGCGACGGCGGGCCCCGCAGAAGGCGCACCCCCGGCTGCGTACCGTGCTGAACGAGCTCAGCGTGGCCCCCGGGGTGATCCTGGGCCGGCACCTGGACATCCTGGCGTGGAACCCGATGGCCGCTGCCCTGTTCGGCACCGATTTCGCGAAGGTCTCCCAGCAGCAGCGCAACTACGTCCGGCAGCTCTTCACCGACCCGGCCATGAGAACGCTGTACGCCGACTGGGAGGACTCCGCCCGCAACGCCGTGGCCGTGCTGCGGCAGCAGGCCGCGGCCTGTCCCGACGACCGGAGACTGGCCGACCTCGTTGGCGAGCTGTCAGTGCTGGACGATCAGTTCTGCCAGTGGTGGGGAGGCCGCCCCGTGGTGCCCCGGACCGGCGGCACCAAGGTGTTCAACCACCCGGTCGCCGGTGAACTCTCCCTCGCTTGGGACGCCCTCACCTGCGTGGCCGACCCCGATCAGCAGCTGATCATCTGGAGCGCCGAACCCGAATCACGTACGTACGAGGGCCTGCGCTTCCTTTCCTCCTGGGCGGCGAACCCCGCCATGAATTCGTAA
- a CDS encoding flavodoxin family protein yields the protein MSSTLRPTVAVAFHSGYGHTAVIAEAVARGAAEAGAEVISIPVDTITDEQWAQLDAADAIIFGAPTYMGTASAAFHTFAEASSKRWFTQTWVDKIAAGFTNSGAKNGDKSSTLGYFFTMAAQHGMHWVSLGVQPGWASTEGSEDDINRLGYFVGAGAQTPTDAGPEAVHKSDIATAEGLGARVAQQTAFFRAGRAALAA from the coding sequence ATGTCCTCCACTCTCCGCCCCACGGTCGCCGTGGCTTTCCATTCCGGCTACGGCCACACCGCCGTCATAGCCGAGGCCGTGGCGCGCGGTGCCGCGGAAGCCGGTGCCGAGGTGATCTCCATTCCCGTGGACACGATCACCGACGAGCAGTGGGCGCAGCTGGACGCCGCCGACGCGATCATCTTCGGTGCCCCCACCTACATGGGCACCGCCTCTGCCGCCTTCCACACCTTCGCGGAGGCGAGCAGCAAGCGCTGGTTCACCCAGACCTGGGTGGACAAGATCGCCGCCGGCTTCACCAACTCCGGTGCCAAGAACGGCGACAAGTCCTCCACCCTGGGCTACTTCTTCACCATGGCCGCCCAGCACGGCATGCACTGGGTCAGCCTGGGTGTGCAGCCGGGCTGGGCCTCCACCGAGGGCAGCGAGGACGACATCAACCGTCTGGGCTACTTCGTCGGTGCCGGTGCCCAGACCCCGACCGATGCCGGTCCGGAGGCCGTCCACAAGTCGGACATCGCCACCGCCGAGGGCCTCGGCGCCCGCGTCGCGCAGCAGACCGCCTTCTTCCGCGCCGGCCGCGCCGCTCTCGCCGCCTGA